In the Nitrospirota bacterium genome, CCAGACTCGTAAAGACATTTTTACCCAAATTCAATACATTGAAATTCACTCCAGGCACAAATGCCTTATACAGCAATTTTAATTATATGGTTCTGGGTGCGGTTATAGAGTCTGCGTCAGGTAAGTCGTATGAGGAATATATCATGATGCATATCTTGCAGCCATTGCGCATGTCACAGACCGGTTTTGTATATACACCCTCAATGGCAAGGCATGAGGCAGCCGGTACGCTGCCTGTTATCCATTATTACACACCGCTTATACCTTTGTTCATTGGTAAAAAAGATATCGGATACGAACGGCATGGTAAATTGTTCTGGATGAACAGGGTGTATATTGATGCTACCCCGTCTACAGGTCTTATTGGACCCGCGTCCGAGGTCGCCCGTTTCATGTTGATGGTTCTTCATGGTGGTACGCTTGACAATGCAGTAATCCTCGCCCCGGAATCAGTCTCCCTGCTGACAGAGACTCAACCTGTCAGAGGTTATGGGCTTGGATGGTTCGTTGGCGAATCAGGCGGCAGTCGTTTTCTTGAGCATGCAGGAGGAGGTCCGGGATTTGCGACTATTTTTCGCATCTATCCTGATGACGATCTTGGTATCGTCATCCTTTCAAACGGCACTGACCTTGATCGTAAAGGTATTGCCGACTTACTGGCAAAGATCAACTGGTATCAACACATATAGATAATTAATGTTACGCGTATTCAACCCTATATACAATTAACCAATCAACAGTACCTTGACACGTGAGTTTTAGGAGAGTAGTATAAATACAGTTAATAGGTTGTCTTAAAGAATTCATCTCAGCCTGTGTTTCCACGTTAACATTTCTCATCAAAAGGAAGCGTTATGGGCGAACAAAACAAAGGTTTCAAAAAGTCGGCTCCTGATCTCCTGAAGATTCTATTTCTTATCGCGTTGGCCGCGGTTTATCTTACACCGGTTTATGCTTCTGCTGAAGGAGTTAAACCTCGTGTGCTATTCATGATCGCGGAGCAGAATATCGGCCATGAGTTTTACTCCTTCTGGTGGTGGGGAGGTCTCGAATACCATGGACAGACCATGGACATGTCGGCAGCGGAGACGCAGCTTAAGGAAAGTTTCCTTGGGAACGGGTTCGAGGTAGTTGATATCTCCGCGACTACAGGGAAGTTAGACATTTCTAACACCTACCGTATTGCCGACCTGACCGACAAAGGTGCGATAGAGATCGCACAAAAAGTCAATGCTGAGATTGTCGTAAAGGGAAAAGCTATTGCTAAGGAGGGGCCGGGGACTCCCGGAAGTTCAGTCGGCGTCTACATCGCCGATATTACGGCAACAGCGATCCGGGTTGATAATGGCCAGGTCCTGGGCGCAGCGAGAGGACACGGTGTTTCAAGGAATATCTCGGATGTGACGGGGGGAACAGAGGCGCTTGGTAAAGCAGCGACTGAGCTGGCCAACCACCTCATGGAGCAGATCAATGCAAAGTGGCCCGGGTTGAAAGAATAACTTTTTTGAAGAGGTGAAATAATGAATAAGGGTAACCTGCTCTCCATCATCCTGGTCGGTTTTCTTCTGACGGCTTGCGCGATGCCTATGATGACCGTTCCGCCAAATCCTTCCAACCCGATAGAAACCGTTGCAGTTTTGCCTATGTATAACGCAACCAATGATGTAGTAGGACCCAGGACGGTACGCGAATTGACCGAAAAACGGATAAAACATTGGCAATATACAAGTAAGCCCTTGAATGAGGTCGACATGATCCTCAGGGATCAGATGGGGGTGACACTTGGTTCGCAGCTGGAATTGACGACTCCGCAAAAGCTCGGCGCAGCGCTTGGTGTGGATGGAGTCCTGTATGGCTATCTGGTGGACTTCGGTGATGTGACTACCGGTGTCTTCAATGAGAAGCGGGTCAGGGCCGGATTCAGACTCGTTGACACAAAAACTGGAAAGGTCGTTTGGGCAGGGGGACGGGGTGTTCGCAACCAGTCAGGTGCCCTTGAAGCGATGGCGTCCGCCCGGGACGAAGGGATCGAGGGACTCAAGTCAGTCCAGGGAGTTGCGGAAATTCCCGGTCTAAAGGATTGGGACAGCATCGGCGGCGCGTCCGACACCTCCTTCAAGAGGGCAATGGGTGAAAAACTCCTTATGAAGGCGACTGGCGGTTACCTCAAACCAGAGACTGAAGCAATGCTCGATAGAATTTTCAATAACTTCCCCGCGGGAAGGGGAACGGTTCAAACCGCGACTGTCAAATTCCCTGAGGTGTCGGTTCCTCAACCCCCTGCGATCGGGAACCCTTTCATGTCCTATATGAAGGTGGGCGATAAGGATTTCACCTCCGATCTCGTGATGACCTCAGTCTTCAAAAAAGAAAATAGGGAGATGGTGATTCATGGAAAGTTGGCCAAGGGAGGAGAGAATTTTCGGACTGACATAGATATGAGCCGGGCAATGGAAGATCAGGCTAAAGGAATGCCGGCGGGTCTCTACAAGACTGCGATCATTTCGCAGGGCAAGGTTAGGAAGAACTATACCCTTTACCCCGATCTGAAAAAGTACATGGACCTCAAAGTGGTCGAAGATGATACAAAAGAACCGAAGATTACCAAAAAGAAGCTTGGTGAGGAGGTGGTTGACGGTCACAAGTGCGACAAGTATCAGATCGAGATTACAGCCTCGGATGGAAAGCCTTTTGAAGGACTGATTTGGGAGGCCAGGGATCTCAACGGGTTTGTCATCAAGACCGAATTTGAGGATGGCAGCTCCAGACAGACGATGGAACTGAAAAATGTCAAACTTGTCACCCCTCCTGCGTCCCTGTTTGAAGTCCCAAAGGATTACACGCTTGCAGCCGGTTTTCTTGATCTGATGAGTGAATAGGACGAATGGATGGAGGATCACAATCTAACAGGCAGAGAAGATTTTTGGTCAGTAGATCAAGTTCAAAGGGGGGATCAGAATGATTACGAAAAGGTTCGGTGGTTTTGGATATTATTTTTTAATGTTAGTAGGTTTGATTGCATTGGTATCGGCTTCCTGTACATCCAAGACGACCGGTATGGTAAAGGACGATGTGAGTGTAACAGGCCAGACTGGAAAACTTGAGGCGGAAGGGATAAACTACAGCGGCCCGGCGTATAATATCGCAATTATGACGTTTGAGAACAAGACGCCGAGCAAGGTACTTGGGGTTGGCGAGGCAGCGACAGATATCTTGAGGACGATTGTAAAGAAGTCGGGTCTTGAGCCGATCACCCTGACCGATTCAGAAATGAAAGAGCAGGAGAAGTTGATTCAGCTGCAGCAGACCGGGGCGGTAAAGA is a window encoding:
- a CDS encoding beta-lactamase family protein, with the translated sequence RLVKTFLPKFNTLKFTPGTNALYSNFNYMVLGAVIESASGKSYEEYIMMHILQPLRMSQTGFVYTPSMARHEAAGTLPVIHYYTPLIPLFIGKKDIGYERHGKLFWMNRVYIDATPSTGLIGPASEVARFMLMVLHGGTLDNAVILAPESVSLLTETQPVRGYGLGWFVGESGGSRFLEHAGGGPGFATIFRIYPDDDLGIVILSNGTDLDRKGIADLLAKINWYQHI
- a CDS encoding DUF799 family lipoprotein — translated: MNKGNLLSIILVGFLLTACAMPMMTVPPNPSNPIETVAVLPMYNATNDVVGPRTVRELTEKRIKHWQYTSKPLNEVDMILRDQMGVTLGSQLELTTPQKLGAALGVDGVLYGYLVDFGDVTTGVFNEKRVRAGFRLVDTKTGKVVWAGGRGVRNQSGALEAMASARDEGIEGLKSVQGVAEIPGLKDWDSIGGASDTSFKRAMGEKLLMKATGGYLKPETEAMLDRIFNNFPAGRGTVQTATVKFPEVSVPQPPAIGNPFMSYMKVGDKDFTSDLVMTSVFKKENREMVIHGKLAKGGENFRTDIDMSRAMEDQAKGMPAGLYKTAIISQGKVRKNYTLYPDLKKYMDLKVVEDDTKEPKITKKKLGEEVVDGHKCDKYQIEITASDGKPFEGLIWEARDLNGFVIKTEFEDGSSRQTMELKNVKLVTPPASLFEVPKDYTLAAGFLDLMSE